One region of Bradyrhizobium betae genomic DNA includes:
- a CDS encoding cupin domain-containing protein, which yields MALQHAKPGEIVDLRPLGSKLKDAKTAAIIKSEHFEAVRLIVLAGAEISPHKVPGNIMLHCLEGRISLGLSDSSITLSAGEWVYLAGGETHSLKGIEDSSLLLTILLGT from the coding sequence GTGGCGCTGCAGCACGCGAAACCAGGAGAGATTGTCGATTTGCGACCGCTTGGAAGCAAGTTGAAGGACGCGAAAACGGCGGCGATCATCAAATCTGAACACTTCGAGGCGGTTCGGCTGATCGTCCTCGCCGGAGCGGAGATTTCGCCGCACAAGGTGCCCGGCAACATCATGCTCCATTGCCTGGAAGGGCGCATATCGCTCGGCCTTTCGGACTCTTCAATCACATTGAGCGCCGGCGAATGGGTCTACCTGGCGGGCGGCGAGACCCATTCGTTGAAGGGCATCGAGGATTCCTCCCTCCTTCTAACGATCCTTCTCGGGACCTGA
- a CDS encoding DUF3606 domain-containing protein: MAAAKKKTARGRKQDRARVAKGQDYEVRYEAKKTGRSASAVKKAVKKVGNSRKRVEKRLGR, translated from the coding sequence ATGGCGGCAGCGAAGAAGAAGACCGCGCGTGGACGCAAGCAGGACCGGGCACGCGTCGCCAAGGGACAGGACTACGAAGTCCGCTACGAAGCGAAGAAGACCGGCCGCTCGGCTTCGGCCGTGAAGAAGGCAGTCAAGAAGGTCGGCAACAGCCGCAAGCGGGTCGAAAAGCGTCTCGGCCGCTAA
- the ligD gene encoding non-homologous end-joining DNA ligase: MAFQRRKPAAIGVKAPFPGFVEPALASSIEKVPSGARWIHEIKFDGYRVQVHLANEAVKVFTRRGHDWTNRFKKVADDAWHIKAASAIVDGEIVVPAADGTTDFSVLQNELKGRSTSIVLVAFDLLYLNGRDLRKVPLFQRKTQLKKIIDGTEIQFSESFELEGADMFAHACKVGLEGVVSKVRDSIYASGRGNNWVKKTCAQRETLAIAGFALDEGKWDGVYLGRRKGNDLVYAGKVDHGFDKASAANLQKRLKPLIRKTQPYAKRIAHKGIWVEPKLLAEVEYRAKSAEGKVRHPFFKGLREDL; the protein is encoded by the coding sequence GTGGCGTTTCAGCGACGTAAACCGGCTGCGATCGGCGTGAAGGCGCCGTTTCCCGGCTTCGTAGAGCCGGCCCTGGCATCATCGATCGAGAAGGTGCCGTCCGGAGCGCGATGGATTCACGAAATCAAGTTCGACGGTTACCGTGTCCAGGTCCATCTGGCGAACGAAGCCGTGAAGGTCTTCACCCGCCGCGGTCACGACTGGACCAACCGCTTCAAGAAGGTCGCCGACGACGCCTGGCACATCAAGGCCGCGTCGGCGATCGTGGACGGCGAAATCGTGGTCCCCGCCGCGGACGGCACGACGGACTTCTCCGTCCTTCAGAACGAATTGAAGGGCAGATCGACCAGCATCGTACTGGTCGCGTTCGATCTCCTGTACCTGAACGGCCGCGACCTCCGGAAGGTGCCGCTCTTCCAGCGCAAGACCCAACTCAAGAAGATCATCGATGGCACCGAGATACAGTTCAGCGAAAGCTTCGAGCTCGAAGGCGCCGACATGTTCGCGCACGCCTGCAAGGTGGGCCTGGAGGGAGTGGTCTCGAAGGTCCGCGATAGCATCTACGCCAGCGGTCGCGGCAATAACTGGGTGAAGAAGACCTGCGCGCAGCGGGAGACCCTGGCGATCGCCGGCTTCGCGCTCGATGAAGGAAAGTGGGACGGCGTCTATCTCGGTCGACGCAAGGGGAACGACCTGGTCTATGCTGGCAAGGTCGACCATGGCTTCGACAAGGCCTCCGCCGCCAACCTCCAGAAGCGGTTGAAGCCCTTGATCCGGAAGACGCAGCCGTACGCGAAGCGGATCGCCCACAAGGGCATCTGGGTCGAGCCGAAGCTGCTCGCCGAGGTCGAATACCGGGCCAAGTCGGCGGAAGGAAAGGTGAGGCACCCGTTTTTCAAGGGGCTGCGCGAAGACCTGTGA
- a CDS encoding c-type cytochrome gives MGARELFTVRNPYFSAGVGIAAGLFLLTALGGFIILPYAQKDLQFASLWDAICSAAGLPQRSASVPTAKVGPRLSEAILTPTILARPSQESIGRGATLAQRCAICHGPTGISRADSPNLAGQYAAVIYKELVDFRSGARTNAVMSPFAVNLTDQEIADLTAYYAYLPRLPAYHPTPQLPKPRIVIYGAPMRGIAPCGSCHGSLDNKTGSPWLEGQSEAYMKAQLQAFAASQRTNDISQQMRNVARAMTPQEIDEAAAYYASQPPEVVKATD, from the coding sequence ATGGGCGCACGCGAGCTCTTCACCGTCAGGAATCCCTACTTCTCCGCGGGCGTGGGCATCGCCGCCGGATTGTTCCTGCTGACGGCGCTCGGCGGTTTCATCATCCTGCCCTATGCCCAGAAGGATTTGCAGTTCGCAAGTCTCTGGGACGCGATCTGCAGCGCCGCCGGTCTGCCGCAACGATCGGCCTCGGTGCCGACGGCCAAGGTCGGGCCCCGCCTCTCGGAGGCGATTTTGACTCCGACGATTCTGGCGCGACCGAGCCAGGAGTCGATCGGCCGCGGAGCGACGCTCGCGCAGCGCTGCGCGATCTGCCACGGGCCCACCGGCATCAGCAGGGCGGACTCGCCCAATCTCGCAGGCCAGTACGCCGCGGTCATCTACAAGGAGCTCGTCGACTTCCGTTCGGGCGCCCGCACGAACGCGGTGATGTCGCCCTTCGCGGTCAACCTGACGGATCAGGAGATCGCCGATCTTACCGCGTACTATGCCTACTTGCCGCGGCTGCCGGCGTACCACCCGACGCCGCAGCTCCCGAAGCCGCGCATCGTGATCTATGGCGCGCCGATGCGGGGTATCGCACCCTGCGGATCCTGCCACGGCAGCCTCGACAACAAGACCGGAAGTCCGTGGCTCGAGGGCCAGTCCGAGGCCTACATGAAGGCGCAGCTTCAGGCGTTCGCCGCGAGCCAGCGGACCAACGACATCAGCCAGCAGATGCGCAATGTCGCCCGCGCCATGACGCCGCAGGAGATCGACGAGGCGGCGGCGTACTACGCGTCGCAGCCGCCCGAGGTGGTGAAGGCGACCGATTGA
- a CDS encoding b(o/a)3-type cytochrome-c oxidase subunit 1, whose product MLVNRKLILAHFRLAFVVFGLALFLGAWQMFVRSPLLAWISNPEWYYRSLTAHGTVMGYVFPTLVAMGFGYAISESALKQPLVGVRWAWAGFWLIVAGAIMAMVPVALGRASVLYTFYPPLIGNVFYYIGVVLVVVGSWIWVALMSVNLRVWRRTHPDEPVPLAMFANVAGSYLWAWTAVGAALELLLQIIPVALGWRTTIDAGLARVFFSWTLHAIVYFWLMPTYIAYYTIVPRAIGGRLYSDTMGRIAFILFLVVAMPIGIHHTFADPQVGAGFKFIHSAFTALVALPTLLTVFTICASVEIAARLRGGRGPFGWVGALPWDNPVMLAVAFSFVLLGFGGAGGLINMSYQLDTTIHNTQWITGHFHLIFGGAIVIMYFAIAFDLWPHLTGRSLPSLSLVRTQLWLWFVGMIVTTFPWHWVGILGMPRRMAYYDYADPAIAPQAFSVVLSAIGAIILLISGLLFLYILAAAQRRPATDAGAYRFSVPIHQVRSVPMALNSFAIWVALMIGLTVTNYGYPILSLAARSDTSVPAVYVGAQ is encoded by the coding sequence GTGTTGGTGAATAGGAAGCTCATCCTCGCCCATTTCCGGCTGGCCTTCGTCGTGTTCGGGCTGGCTCTCTTTCTCGGCGCCTGGCAGATGTTCGTCCGCAGCCCGCTTCTGGCCTGGATCAGCAATCCGGAGTGGTACTACCGTTCGCTGACCGCGCACGGCACGGTGATGGGCTACGTCTTCCCCACGCTTGTGGCGATGGGCTTCGGCTATGCCATCTCGGAGTCCGCGCTGAAGCAGCCCCTGGTCGGCGTGCGCTGGGCCTGGGCGGGATTCTGGCTCATCGTCGCGGGCGCGATCATGGCCATGGTGCCGGTCGCGCTCGGCCGCGCCTCGGTGCTCTACACCTTCTATCCGCCCCTGATCGGCAATGTCTTCTACTACATCGGCGTCGTTCTCGTCGTGGTCGGCTCCTGGATCTGGGTCGCGCTGATGTCGGTCAACCTCCGCGTCTGGCGGCGGACCCATCCGGACGAACCCGTGCCGCTCGCGATGTTCGCCAACGTCGCCGGATCCTACCTCTGGGCCTGGACCGCGGTCGGCGCCGCGCTCGAACTGCTGCTGCAGATCATTCCGGTGGCGCTCGGCTGGCGGACCACCATCGACGCGGGACTTGCCCGCGTGTTCTTCTCCTGGACGCTCCACGCCATCGTCTATTTCTGGCTGATGCCGACCTACATCGCCTACTACACCATCGTGCCGCGCGCGATCGGCGGCCGCCTCTACAGCGACACGATGGGGCGCATCGCCTTCATTCTGTTCCTGGTCGTGGCGATGCCGATCGGCATCCACCACACCTTCGCGGATCCGCAGGTCGGCGCCGGATTCAAGTTCATCCACTCCGCCTTCACCGCCCTCGTCGCGCTGCCGACGCTGCTGACCGTGTTCACGATCTGCGCGTCGGTCGAGATCGCCGCTCGCCTCCGCGGCGGCAGGGGGCCGTTCGGCTGGGTCGGGGCGTTGCCGTGGGACAATCCCGTCATGCTGGCGGTGGCGTTCTCCTTCGTGCTGCTCGGTTTCGGCGGCGCCGGCGGGCTCATCAACATGAGCTACCAGCTCGATACCACCATCCACAACACGCAGTGGATCACCGGCCACTTCCACCTGATCTTCGGCGGGGCCATCGTGATCATGTACTTCGCCATCGCCTTCGACCTGTGGCCGCACCTGACCGGCCGCTCGCTGCCCAGCCTGAGCCTGGTTCGAACCCAGCTATGGCTTTGGTTCGTCGGCATGATCGTGACAACCTTCCCGTGGCATTGGGTCGGGATCCTCGGCATGCCGCGGCGGATGGCCTACTACGACTACGCCGACCCCGCGATCGCTCCGCAGGCATTCTCGGTCGTTCTGTCGGCGATCGGCGCGATCATCCTGCTGATCTCGGGGTTGCTGTTCCTCTACATCCTGGCGGCGGCCCAGCGTCGACCCGCGACCGATGCCGGCGCGTATCGCTTCAGCGTGCCCATCCATCAGGTCCGTTCGGTGCCTATGGCCCTCAACAGCTTCGCGATCTGGGTGGCGCTGATGATCGGGCTCACGGTCACGAACTACGGCTATCCGATCCTGTCGCTGGCCGCGCGTTCCGACACGTCCGTTCCCGCCGTCTACGTCGGAGCGCAGTGA
- a CDS encoding cytochrome c oxidase subunit II produces MTAQDGHHGAEVAERVEKRWATMSVTVIVILAALAAFAGIHRATMPQARVETIDPTRLHLSGEFVESNLGSILESNGAVTVRAIGQQYSFTPACLLVPAQTPITLRATSADVVHGILIQGTNVNTMLVPGYVSEQLMRFEKTGDHLMPCQEFCSFGHEGMWGKVKVIDKAEFASRAKNGGRLSCVGE; encoded by the coding sequence ATGACGGCGCAGGACGGCCATCACGGCGCCGAAGTCGCCGAGCGGGTCGAGAAACGTTGGGCGACGATGTCCGTGACCGTCATCGTCATCCTGGCCGCGCTGGCGGCGTTCGCCGGAATCCATCGGGCGACCATGCCGCAGGCGCGCGTGGAGACGATCGATCCGACCCGGCTGCACCTCTCCGGCGAGTTCGTCGAATCCAACCTGGGCAGCATATTGGAGTCGAACGGGGCGGTGACCGTGCGGGCCATCGGCCAGCAATATTCCTTCACGCCGGCGTGCCTCCTGGTGCCGGCGCAGACCCCGATCACGCTCCGGGCGACCAGCGCCGACGTGGTCCACGGGATTCTGATTCAGGGTACGAACGTCAACACCATGCTGGTGCCGGGCTATGTCTCCGAGCAGCTCATGCGCTTCGAGAAGACCGGCGACCACCTGATGCCCTGCCAGGAGTTCTGCAGCTTCGGCCACGAAGGGATGTGGGGCAAGGTCAAGGTGATCGACAAGGCGGAGTTCGCATCGCGCGCGAAGAACGGCGGGAGATTGAGCTGTGTTGGTGAATAG
- a CDS encoding c-type cytochrome: MRSRTRFLGLVLLSVAVGGVVQAQEQKSALPRSDIVKRGEYLARAGDCIACHTAPEGRTFSGGRAMPTPFGTLFSSNITPDRETGIGKWTAEDFYKAMHTGRFPDGGLMYPAMPFASYTKVTQADSAAIFAYLKSIAPVSQRNRDHELRFPYSNRQLILGWRTLYFSEGEYKPDPNKSAEWNRGAYLVEGLGHCGMCHSPINALGGTSQADAFKGGLIPMQNWYAPSLTSNREAGLGDWSLKDITDLLKTGVSARGVVYGPMAEVVHNSLQYLTDEDTQAMAVYLKSIAEPTSRPQANSAVLPTSESSLLISLGKTVYDARCASCHGAQGEGKPPHWPPLANNQSIEMESAVNAIRMVLNGGYPPSTEGNPRPYGMPPFAGLLSDNEVAAVVTYIRTAWGNRGAPVSAREANELRSAPLN; encoded by the coding sequence ATGCGCTCACGCACACGATTCCTTGGTCTGGTCTTGCTTTCGGTCGCGGTGGGCGGTGTGGTGCAGGCCCAGGAACAGAAATCGGCGCTCCCCCGGAGCGATATCGTCAAGCGCGGCGAGTATCTCGCCCGCGCCGGCGACTGCATCGCCTGCCATACCGCGCCGGAGGGCCGCACGTTCTCAGGCGGGCGTGCCATGCCGACCCCGTTCGGCACTCTCTTTTCGTCCAACATCACGCCGGACCGCGAGACGGGAATCGGCAAGTGGACCGCCGAGGATTTCTACAAGGCCATGCATACCGGCCGCTTTCCCGACGGTGGGCTGATGTATCCGGCGATGCCATTCGCCTCCTACACCAAGGTGACCCAAGCCGACAGCGCGGCGATCTTCGCCTATCTGAAGTCCATTGCGCCGGTCAGCCAACGCAATCGGGATCACGAACTCCGCTTCCCCTACAGCAATCGGCAGCTGATCCTCGGCTGGCGCACGCTCTACTTCTCCGAAGGCGAGTACAAGCCGGACCCGAACAAGTCGGCCGAATGGAATCGCGGCGCCTATCTGGTCGAAGGATTGGGTCATTGCGGCATGTGCCATTCGCCGATCAACGCACTCGGCGGCACGTCCCAGGCCGACGCCTTCAAGGGCGGGCTGATCCCGATGCAGAACTGGTACGCGCCCTCGCTGACCTCCAACCGCGAGGCCGGCCTCGGCGACTGGAGCCTCAAGGACATCACCGATCTTCTCAAGACCGGGGTCTCGGCGCGGGGTGTGGTCTACGGACCGATGGCCGAGGTCGTCCACAACAGCCTGCAATACCTGACCGACGAGGACACGCAGGCGATGGCGGTCTATCTGAAAAGCATCGCGGAGCCGACCTCTCGCCCGCAGGCGAATTCCGCCGTTCTGCCGACCAGCGAGAGCAGCCTCCTGATCAGCCTCGGCAAGACGGTCTACGATGCCCGCTGCGCGAGCTGCCACGGCGCGCAAGGCGAAGGCAAGCCGCCGCACTGGCCGCCGCTCGCCAACAACCAGTCGATCGAGATGGAATCGGCCGTCAACGCGATCCGGATGGTGTTGAACGGCGGCTACCCACCGAGCACCGAGGGAAATCCCCGCCCCTACGGCATGCCTCCGTTCGCCGGCCTTCTCTCCGACAACGAGGTGGCCGCCGTCGTCACCTACATCCGCACGGCCTGGGGCAATCGCGGAGCGCCCGTGAGCGCGCGCGAGGCGAACGAACTGCGCTCGGCCCCCCTGAACTGA
- a CDS encoding c-type cytochrome produces MIVVGLAWGFFIQAFPASAQNPGQPPDTMAARVEACTPCHGKQGEGTSDVYFPRLAGKPAGYLYNQLLAFKNGRRKYPPMNYLLEYLGDPYLQDMADYFADQHPPLPAPAASDVSLQVLQQGQSLVTRGDPARQIPACGSCHGPGLTGMEPGIPGLLGLRPNYISAQLGAWRYGTRTARSPDCMQQVAARLTEADVTAVAAYLASRPAPIAIAPAPKGAYVLPFACGSQPD; encoded by the coding sequence ATGATCGTCGTCGGGTTGGCGTGGGGGTTCTTCATCCAGGCTTTTCCCGCTTCAGCCCAAAATCCCGGTCAACCACCGGACACCATGGCCGCACGTGTGGAAGCGTGCACGCCGTGTCACGGCAAACAGGGCGAGGGCACCAGCGACGTCTATTTCCCGCGCTTGGCTGGCAAACCAGCCGGCTATCTCTACAACCAGCTTCTCGCCTTCAAGAACGGCCGGCGGAAGTACCCGCCGATGAATTATCTGCTCGAGTATCTAGGGGATCCGTACCTGCAGGACATGGCCGACTACTTCGCCGACCAGCATCCGCCGCTGCCCGCGCCCGCTGCGAGCGACGTCAGCCTGCAGGTCCTGCAGCAGGGCCAGTCTCTCGTCACTCGCGGCGATCCGGCCCGGCAGATCCCGGCCTGCGGTAGCTGCCACGGTCCGGGTCTCACCGGCATGGAGCCAGGCATTCCCGGACTTCTCGGGCTTCGTCCGAACTACATCAGCGCGCAGCTCGGCGCTTGGCGGTACGGCACGAGGACCGCCAGGTCCCCGGACTGCATGCAGCAGGTCGCGGCGCGCCTCACCGAAGCCGACGTCACTGCCGTCGCGGCCTACCTCGCAAGTCGCCCGGCCCCGATCGCCATCGCGCCTGCGCCCAAGGGCGCCTACGTGCTGCCGTTCGCCTGCGGCAGCCAACCGGATTGA
- a CDS encoding DUF2249 domain-containing protein, whose product MTEYLDVDARPILRAGGEPFSVIMAAVGRLQQGQGLRLYAPFKPVPLFGVMADKGFAHSASELEGGEWEVLFTPVGAKPDITSTAAGGSPFAAWPEPVVELDNRDLEPPEPMVRILAAAEKLDPGETLTSLLSREPVFLFPQLEKRGFRWLGGFRPDGATYELTVRAPS is encoded by the coding sequence ATGACCGAGTATCTGGATGTCGATGCCCGTCCGATCCTGCGTGCCGGAGGCGAGCCGTTCTCCGTCATCATGGCCGCGGTCGGTCGTTTGCAGCAGGGGCAGGGTCTCCGCCTCTACGCGCCGTTCAAGCCGGTGCCTTTGTTCGGCGTCATGGCGGACAAGGGCTTCGCTCATTCGGCGAGCGAACTCGAAGGGGGCGAATGGGAGGTGCTGTTCACGCCTGTCGGAGCCAAGCCGGACATCACATCGACTGCCGCCGGCGGCTCGCCCTTCGCGGCCTGGCCCGAGCCTGTCGTGGAGCTCGATAATCGCGACCTCGAGCCGCCCGAGCCCATGGTCCGGATCCTCGCCGCGGCGGAAAAGCTCGATCCCGGCGAAACTCTGACCTCGCTTTTGAGCCGGGAGCCGGTGTTTCTGTTTCCTCAGCTCGAGAAGCGGGGCTTTCGCTGGCTCGGTGGATTTCGCCCCGACGGTGCCACCTACGAACTGACTGTGAGAGCGCCGTCATGA
- a CDS encoding metal-sulfur cluster assembly factor encodes MRDRLDEAVRDALRVVIDPELGENIVDLGFVYEIAVTDGAVRITMTATTPGCPATSFLREGAQAAASTVPGVVSVDVAMTFEPPWTPDMMAPAVRASLGFAAVN; translated from the coding sequence ATGAGGGACCGATTGGACGAAGCCGTCCGCGACGCGCTGCGCGTCGTGATCGATCCCGAACTGGGCGAGAACATCGTCGATCTCGGTTTCGTCTATGAGATCGCGGTCACCGATGGGGCGGTCCGCATCACGATGACGGCGACGACGCCGGGCTGTCCCGCGACGTCCTTCCTGAGGGAAGGAGCGCAGGCGGCGGCGTCGACCGTCCCAGGGGTGGTTTCCGTCGACGTGGCGATGACCTTCGAGCCGCCTTGGACTCCCGACATGATGGCACCGGCGGTCCGGGCCTCGCTCGGCTTCGCCGCGGTGAACTGA
- the ccoG gene encoding cytochrome c oxidase accessory protein CcoG — protein MAITIEIDHAKTRAKAAAAAGLPVVPQAVKGPIRRLKWAILLLTLSIYYVTPFLRWDRGPNAPDQAVLLDFANGRLYAFFVEIWPQDLYLVTGLLVLASTILILTNALAGRLWCGFACPQTVWTDLFLLVERLIEGDRRQRLKNIGTPLTPKRVVRTAAKHAAWLLISLATGGTLIFYFTDAPDLLRGFAAGNFSVDALTWIAVFTGTTYGLAGFAREQVCTFMCPWPRLQGAIWDPEAYTVNYRDYRGERRTSAKKATELRLRGETAGDCVDCGQCVAVCPIGIDIREGPNFACINCGLCVDACDGVMAKLGRPRGLIDYESWANIERGRNKEAPRNRLLRPKTVGLTAACLALAGTIGVAFATRTTASLSVQHDRDPVAVRLSDGSLRNAYTVKLLNKSSSPHRYTLSVSGIDARLSIVGSDGLAPIEVAPDASESLRVTLTAADAEQKDVVFTARDEAGNTLSAKDRFVER, from the coding sequence ATGGCCATCACCATCGAGATCGATCATGCGAAGACGCGGGCCAAGGCCGCGGCGGCAGCCGGCCTGCCCGTCGTGCCCCAAGCCGTCAAAGGTCCGATCCGCAGGCTCAAATGGGCCATTCTGCTGCTGACACTGTCGATCTACTACGTCACCCCGTTCCTTCGCTGGGATCGCGGACCTAACGCGCCCGACCAGGCGGTGCTGCTCGACTTCGCAAACGGGCGCCTCTACGCCTTCTTCGTCGAGATATGGCCTCAGGATCTCTATCTGGTGACGGGCCTCCTGGTGCTGGCCTCGACCATCCTGATCCTCACGAACGCGCTCGCGGGGCGTCTGTGGTGCGGGTTCGCGTGTCCACAGACGGTGTGGACCGATCTGTTCCTGCTCGTCGAGCGTCTGATCGAAGGCGACAGGCGCCAGCGCCTCAAGAACATCGGAACGCCCCTCACGCCGAAGCGAGTCGTCCGGACCGCGGCGAAGCACGCGGCCTGGCTTCTGATCTCGTTGGCGACGGGCGGCACGCTGATTTTCTACTTCACCGACGCGCCGGATCTGCTGCGCGGCTTCGCTGCTGGCAACTTTTCCGTCGACGCCCTGACGTGGATCGCGGTGTTCACGGGTACGACCTACGGCCTTGCGGGTTTCGCGCGCGAGCAGGTCTGTACCTTCATGTGTCCCTGGCCGCGCCTGCAGGGTGCGATCTGGGATCCGGAGGCCTACACCGTCAATTATCGCGACTACCGGGGCGAGCGGCGGACCTCCGCGAAGAAGGCCACCGAGTTGCGGCTGCGGGGCGAGACGGCAGGCGATTGCGTGGACTGCGGCCAGTGCGTCGCGGTCTGTCCGATCGGAATCGACATCCGCGAGGGCCCGAACTTCGCGTGCATCAATTGCGGCCTGTGCGTCGATGCATGCGATGGCGTGATGGCGAAGCTCGGACGCCCGCGAGGCCTGATCGATTACGAAAGCTGGGCGAACATCGAACGGGGGCGCAACAAGGAGGCTCCTCGCAACCGTTTGCTGCGGCCGAAGACCGTCGGCTTGACGGCGGCATGCCTTGCGCTGGCCGGAACGATCGGGGTGGCATTCGCGACGAGGACCACCGCGTCGTTGTCGGTCCAGCACGACCGCGATCCCGTCGCCGTCCGGCTATCGGACGGGTCGTTGCGCAATGCCTACACGGTGAAGCTCCTGAACAAGTCGTCGAGCCCGCATCGTTACACGCTGTCCGTCAGCGGCATCGACGCAAGACTCTCCATCGTGGGCAGCGATGGTCTCGCTCCCATCGAGGTCGCCCCGGACGCCTCGGAGTCGTTGCGCGTCACCTTGACGGCGGCGGATGCCGAGCAAAAGGACGTCGTGTTCACGGCCCGGGACGAGGCCGGGAATACGCTCTCCGCCAAGGACCGGTTCGTCGAGCGGTAA
- a CDS encoding cupin — protein MAVHHAGSGEVVDLRPLGAKLHDARTTAIVKTDTFEAVRLIVPAGREIASHRVDGEITLFCIEGCVRLGLSDTEMELSAGEWLYLDGGAAHSVTGIKDASLLLTIHFQSK, from the coding sequence ATGGCCGTGCATCATGCGGGTTCGGGAGAAGTCGTCGACCTTCGGCCGCTTGGAGCCAAGCTTCACGACGCACGCACGACCGCGATCGTGAAGACCGACACGTTCGAGGCAGTACGCCTGATCGTCCCGGCGGGGCGCGAAATCGCGTCCCACCGGGTGGACGGGGAGATCACCCTGTTCTGCATCGAAGGTTGCGTGCGCCTCGGTCTTTCCGACACGGAAATGGAGCTCTCCGCGGGCGAATGGCTCTACCTCGATGGAGGGGCAGCGCACTCGGTCACGGGAATCAAAGACGCCTCCCTGCTGCTCACCATCCACTTCCAGTCGAAATAG
- a CDS encoding hexameric tyrosine-coordinated heme protein encodes MSENWLPSLKTDTPQAGFELAVKLSRMAVKMTQPSDEVRTRLRTAYEQDAEQLIATSHVVAVHFQTVAAANNWWR; translated from the coding sequence ATGAGCGAGAATTGGTTACCCTCCTTGAAGACAGACACCCCTCAGGCCGGCTTCGAACTTGCGGTCAAGCTATCGCGGATGGCGGTGAAGATGACGCAACCGTCGGACGAAGTCCGGACCCGCCTCCGGACGGCGTACGAGCAGGACGCGGAGCAATTGATCGCCACATCCCATGTCGTCGCCGTCCATTTCCAGACGGTCGCCGCCGCGAACAATTGGTGGCGCTAA
- a CDS encoding c-type cytochrome, translated as MNRTALVALFLVAGLGQASAQDAAAGEKVFAVCKACHQVGDSAKNVVGPVLNGLIGRKAGSVEGYNYTDANKKSGITWDEATFSEYIKDPKAKIPGTKMAFAGIKDEQKIKDLIAYLHTFDKAPVKLTQ; from the coding sequence ATGAACCGGACAGCACTCGTCGCCCTGTTTCTCGTCGCGGGCCTCGGCCAGGCCAGCGCCCAGGACGCCGCCGCGGGCGAAAAGGTCTTCGCCGTCTGCAAGGCCTGCCACCAGGTCGGCGACAGCGCCAAAAACGTCGTCGGCCCCGTGCTGAACGGGCTGATCGGACGCAAGGCCGGATCGGTCGAGGGCTACAACTACACCGACGCCAACAAGAAATCCGGCATCACCTGGGACGAGGCCACCTTCAGCGAGTACATCAAGGATCCGAAGGCCAAGATTCCGGGCACAAAGATGGCCTTCGCCGGCATCAAGGACGAGCAGAAGATCAAGGACCTGATCGCCTATCTGCACACGTTCGACAAGGCGCCGGTGAAGCTCACCCAGTAA